Genomic DNA from Hyperolius riggenbachi isolate aHypRig1 chromosome 10, aHypRig1.pri, whole genome shotgun sequence:
CCTTCCCAATAAGGATCAGTGGAATAGACTTGCTCAAAAGAGGACTGTTGGACTTTAGAGCCTGGTTTACCAAACTATCCCAAATAGTGAAAAACCTGTGACGCAAGAAAAAGCTCAGGGGTAGGGAATCTGAGGTGAGTAATAAATGTTTGCGCATTATTGATTTTACCACTGATAGTCAAAGACTCTCATTCCTCCCTCActatcagggtcggactgggacactaagggccccccAGAAAAGCTTTAACCTggggcccgctgcccccccccattttggtctCACATATGCGTATACTCCTAGaaattttgatatatatatatatatatatatatatatatacacatatatacatatatatataaatatatatatatatacatacacacacacacacataattttGTAGGACATTAGCTTATGGTAGAGAAGTAGTGTGAGCACTACTGAGGACAGTCCCCAACAGGGAGATGTCTACatgcgcgccgcagcaaaaataaataaatgggtgtcaccacgcactggaacatgggcgtggtcatgatgggtcatgggcggacttaaaaatacacaaaataacaaaaaaaaaatacacaaaataagtagcggtgttattcagagagtaatcaagtagtcacatgcctcatgataattcatcaagtagtcaaatgccgcaaaataaaaatattaagtagtccagtgctgtccaactttgtGGGCattgagggccattttttttcccagaccacatggtggagggccgaccccccccccccccccccccaagaaaaaaaaaatctagcagcagtttccccacaaaatggaaCCAGatagtcggcagatttgccctcaaaatgcaaccagattgtcagcagatttccccttaaaatgcaaccagattgtcgtcagatttccccccaaaatgcaaccagattgtcggcagatttgccctcaaaatgcaaccagattgtcagcagatttcaccttaaaatgcaaccagattgtcggcagatttccccccaaaatgcaactagATTTTCGGCAgacttcccctcaaaatgcaaccagattgtcggcagatttcccctcaaaatgcaaccggattgtcggcagatttccccccaaaattcaaccagattgtcggcaaatTTCCCCCCAAACCgccaccagattgtcggcagatttcccctcaaaatgcaaccagattgtcggcagatttccccacaaaatacaaccagattgtcggcagattttccctcaaaatgcaaccagattgtatgcagatttcccctcaaaatgcaaccagattgtcggcagcatggaggggggggcagtctcccccctccctcactcacctgggcccccccccccccttgccgctCACCCCTCCAGGCTAGAAtgtgcagcgggcagcagcgagcGGGCAAAAACTGTCTACTTACTATTTCCTGCATCCAGctctgcctgccgctgctctggtcttctctctgctgtccaatcacgctctcacaggaagcacagtgagagcgtgattggacagtacagagaagaccagagcagtggcacgcAGAGCGGGAACCAGGAAGTAGTAAGTTGATCGGTTCCCCGcacgctgctgctctggtctgccgCCCACTGCACATTGTAGCTTAAAGGGGGAAGCGTGGaaggggggcccccaggtgagggagggggggggagactgccccctccccgctgctctgtgcccgccgctgctccttcctgcgctgtgccccctcctgtagtgcttgggggcccccaggGGCCACAAAAAGGGAGGCCTACCTGAGCTCCCGCCGGCCCTGTCCAAGTCTGCTTGCTATGCCCGCCCATCCCTCCTTCACTTGCGTCTCTCCCTCCCTTGCTGTGCTCACTCCTTCCTCCCTCACTTGCGTCCCTTCTTACCTCACTGTGCCCACTCCTCCCACCCTCACTGTGCCAGCCCCTTCCTGCCTCACTGTGCCCACTCCTTCTTCCCTCACTATGTCTGCCCATCCCTCCTTCACTTGTGTCCCTTCCCCCCCTCACTATGCCTGGCTATCCCTCCCTCATatgcattcctccctccctcactgtgCCCAGCCCTTCCTCCCTCACTTgtgtccctcccttcctccctcacttgtgtccctcccttcctccctcactgTGTACCTACTGACAGGACAGCCGGTCATGTGGTTTTTGTGATGGGATTAAAGCTAAATGGCACAAACTCTCCCAGAAGTCCACTCTCCGTCGTGGCAAGGCCGCTAGCTGGGGTCAGGGTTACAATAGGGTTAGCTATAGAGAAACAGGGCAGCTAGTGCCAAAGATAAAAAATATGGCCCCTGTGCTGGCCTATTATTTACTCTCCAAAGCCTCTATCAGCCAACATGGTAAGAAGAAATTAAATAATTTCACTCATTACTAATTGTCCTGATCATCAAGATTCATGATCTCTCTGATGGTTTATTAGTTGCCATTTCTCTATaaagcttttcccacactctgcacatccatAAAGCCGatcacctgtgtgtgtgttttctcacGTGTATAAGAAGGCTCCTTTTCTGGGCGAAATGTTTGCCACACTCTGAGCAAGTAAACGCTTCTTTCCCTGTGTGGCTTTTTTGGTGTGCAGCAAGATTAACTTTTGAtgaaaaacctttcccacactctaaacatgagAATTGACGTTCACCTGTGTGAGTTCTATGGTGTctaagaaggtctcctttcctaacaaaacctttcccacactctgagcataaGAAAGGGagctcacctgtgtgacttctttGGTGTATAAGAAGGAGTCTTTTCCtaccaaaacatttctcacactctgagCATGAGAATGGGCGGTCACCTGTGTGAAATCGCTGGTGATTAACCAGGTTTGCTTTCTGagaaaagcatttcccacactctaaacatgaaaaaggccgctcGCCTGTGTGACTTGTCTGATGCCTAAGAAGGTCTCTTTTGTTATTAAAACCTtttccacattctgaacatgacaacGGATAGATGCctgtgtgactcctctggtgtTCAAGGAGGTTTCTTTTACGattaaaacttttcccacactctgaacatgagaaCGGGTAATCACCTGTGTGACTTTTCTGGTGACTAACTAGGCTTCTTTTCtgagaaaaacatttcccacactctaaacatgaaaAAGGCTGCTGACCTATGTGACTTGTCAGATGCCTAAGAAGGCCTCTTTTGTTATTAAAccctttcccacattctgaacatgataaAGAATAGAtgactgtgtgacttctctggtgtctacGAAGGTTTCCTGTGTGagtaaaacttttcccacactctgaacatgagaaaGAATGGAGGCCTGTGTGATGTGACATCGGTGCTGTATTGCTTGGATAAAGATGTTTCTCTGAAGATTCCCCAATATCATGTCCATCTGTGGGAAATTAAATTGCATTTTagtcacattgggcttgattcactaagacaaatagcatgccttatcagagttaacacgccttatcaaagttaacatgccttgtcagagttaacacaccttatcacagtagcatagtgagcgctatgaacttatgcctgctaattggcaaagacgagagctccactcgtcctgcccttagCCCTTGCGGTccagtcactttaaagtggatccgagataaacttttactcattgcataattgtgttcctttcatacagtttatagggaatttctcaagccaaatactttttttttttgtttgtttgttttaatactctaattccctataaactaaataagcctcgcccacagctccagtgccttggcactctcagccttagtagcaagggattatgggagctcagtctgagcaggagacggaggaggttactagccagagatttcggaGGTAGagcggaggagaggggagggaagttttcacaggctgagggctggagttgCACAGcagcttacctgtgtgtaatgtgacaaactgaacatggctgctgtcattgcatcacaggaataaataataataaactgttgaagctgtttgcagctagatttgctgtgtaaactatctaaactttagataagatatatagacaagtaacttgttacagttagtttttcatctcggatccgctttaatgggcattacccctgcactttgattggcccaataggctgtctgtcacttgacagaaaacttggcaggcagcctattgggccaataaatgtacggggataatgtcctttaaagtgattggacccgcaagcccattggcccatatgcaattaacttcttttttctcctgagtttttatctcctaggagaaaactcaggagaaaaagataatttcCATTATGTTATGGGCCAATATGATAATGGGCCAATATGTTTTCCCTGCAAACCAACAAACATTGTTGCCTTTAACGTACGGTTCAAGTCCAGTTCTGTTTAATGCTGGAGAAGAATAAACAATGCACAGTTGCTCATTACAGGTATTACCTGAAACAATgtgtgttggtttgatgtctgcacatCTTCTCCATGACCAACACCAGACCATACTTCAGAGGACAACTAAGTCTAGCACAATgtgtgttggtttgatgtctgcttaTCTTCTCCATGACCAACACCAGACCATACTTCAGAGGACAACTAAGTCTAGCACAATgtatgttggtttgatgtctgcttaTCTTCTCCATGACCAACACCAGACCATACTTCAGAGGACAACTAAGTCTAGCACAATgtgtgttggtttgatgtctgcttaTCTTCTCCATGACCAACACCAGACCATACTTCAGAGGACAACTAAGTCTAGCACAATgtgtgttggtttgatgtctgcttaTCTTCTCCATGACCAACACCAGACCATACTTCAGAGGACAACTAAGTCTAGCACAATgtgtgttggtttgatgtctgcttaTCTTCTCCATGACCAACACCAGACCATACTTCAGAGGACAACTAAGTCTAGCACAATGTGTGTTGGTTTGATGACTGCACATCTTCTCTATGACCAACACCAGACCATACTTCAGAGGACAACTAAGTCTAGCACAATGTCCTAGCAAATTGAGAGGCTatgacacaccatgcaattttcctgtcagatcgacaatttccagcatgtctgatctgcttccaattaaaaaaaagggattggttttcagaatcagaatcagaatctttattatcgccaagcacgactgggtcgtgcccggaattggtcttggcacgtacagggtactgatacaggatatagGTACAGATAACAGGACAAGTCAAGTAGTCAGAaaggaacagaacattataccAGATGCAGAGAAAGACAATGTAGCATAAGTTATAACACAAAGAAACACTCAAAAGGCGCCCAAAAAAGAGTCAGCTTGAGCTAGGGCGCGTCTATCCACGTGCAGAGTGCCTCAGTGCAGACATGGTGTTGTGGTGTGGGGATGGGCAGttacgtggagagagttcagaaggttgacagccgagggaaagaaactgtttttatgccttgaggtcttggtgaagatggaccggAACCGGAGCCTACGGCTCGAagggagctgactaaagaagcggtggcctgggtgtgagggatcgctggtgatctttaatgctctggagtacagcctggagtggtaaaggaggtccagtgagggaagggatctcccgatgatcctctccgctgatctgatgaccctctgcagtttgagtctgtcgctggcagaggagctggcgtaccagaccaggatggaagagcataggacagatttgattgtagcagagtagaagtttgtcagaagtttttgggccataccaaacttttttagttggcggagaaagaaaattctctgttgggctttcctctgtgtggaggcagtgttggccttccacctcaggtcattggagatggttgtgcccagaaggcggacgctggtgactctttccacctccttgccatcgatgcagattgggggtggggtgggggcgcatctcctgaaatcaacaatcatctccacagttttcgctGTATTTAGAACCAatctgttctctctgcaccagtgacagacaccttcgacctggtggcggtactccttctcatcgttattggtgatgagaccgacaatggtcgtgtcgtcagcgaatttgattacttttacagagtccgacgtggatttgcagttgttcgtatatagagagaacagaaacggcgacaggacgcagccttgtggggctcctgtgttggtgatcctaggttgtgaggagatagtgcccagcctgacaacctgggacctgttggagaggaagtctgtgatccacaggcgtagggtggggtggactcctatcGCGGCAAGATTGTCTTGcagtattttggggctgatgatattgaatgccgagctgaagtccagtaggaggatcctggcgtaggagtccggtctgtccaggtgatcatagactagctccaggcagatgttaatggcatcgtcagtggacctgttcgctctgtacgcgaactggtgtgGGTCTAGCAGTCCCACTGtggagtgcttaaggagggggagcaccatgctttcatgatcacggatgtaagtgccacgggcctgaagttgttgaggtcaaggattccctgctttttggggacagggataatggtggacctcttgaagcacgcgggtACTTTGCCtccctggagggacctcgtgaagatggaagagagggtgggagcaagctgacgagcgcaagttttcaggcaggctggtgacactccgtccggaccagaggctttcctagcatttaatcttagcaagtgtttcagcaCATCCGTCTCTCTCACTGATGGTGGGGGCGAGTTTGGGCCCAGGGCGTCAATGTCAGAGGATTGTGCAGGCGgctgtgggagtcctgcaggtgttggctggttctcaaatctgcagtagaagtcgctGAGACTCTCTGCAAGCTCATTGCTGGGTGTAGCATGctgagggggaggcttgtagttggtggcagccttaagccctttccatacagctcgtgagtcatttgaggagaggttttgttccagcttttccgcgtagtccttctttgcggacctcagtgccctgtttaggtcatttcttgccctcttgtagtcctcctggttgccggacttgtgtgcggCTTCTTTGCTGCGTCGCAGTTGTCGtagtctttttgagaaccacggtttgtcgttTGGATATAGTTTGAAGGATTTTGTAGGGATGCAGGAATTCTCGCAGAAGCCAATGTACGACGAtacattgtctgcccactcgtccaggttaggcgattccagagcctcccagtctgtgcagtcaaagcaggcctgaagttgaagtttagcctcacttgaccacactttggaggacttagtgaccggttttgaggtttccaggcgccttttgtaagtaggtaccaggtggatgatgcagtggtcagatgagcctagggctgcccgcggtgtcgctttgtatgcatctttcaggGCCGTGTACCAGTGGTCGAGGGTGCTggcactcctggtggggcaggtgatgtgctggtgGAAGCGGGGCAGTTCATTACGGAGGTTAGCCTTGTTAAAATCCCCCAAGATAATGAACAGCGAGTCcgggagggccgtctcccactgcaTGACGATATCACTGAGAACACGCAGAGCAGCATttacctctgcatcaggagggatatacacacccacaaggacgtaggaggagaactccctgggcgagtaggTTGGCCTGCAATTGATGAGGAGGAGTTCCAGTTCTGGTGTGCATTTCTTGGCCAGTACTGGGATCTGTACTGCACAAAATTCATCTCTTTCTTGAtcggaagcagatcggacatgctggaaattaataGATTGATCAGTTTAtctcaggggaaaaatatatgttGTGTATAAACCTAatgctatatacataccatgccaTTTTCCAGTCAGATCGACGAATCAATTGATAATTTCTGGCATGTTTTATCTGCTTCTGATTGAGATAGGGATCGATTTTGAGATCAGTAGAGCTCAAAATCAATTTCTTTCTCAAtcagaagcagattggacatgatgGAAAATGATGAATCAAGCGACCTGTTGATCTGACGGGAAAAAAGACATAAGCTGGATGCAATTTTGACGTCAGATAGATTGATCTattgataatttccagcatgtccgatctgtttccgatggagaaagagattaattttgagaaattttgtgcagtactgatctcaacATCAATCTTTCTCAATTGGAGGCAGGTCGGACATGGAGGAAATTAGTGATAAATTAGATGATCTGATGTGCATTTTGTGTATAAGCctgtaaccacttgaggaccagaggtttacaccctcctagtgaccaggccatttttttttacagttcagcacttcacaactttaatggaTTTAATTGCTAGGCCAtagaacttagcacccaaataaattttacctccttttctatcccactaatagagctttaaaCCTATTTCCTTTATTCACCCCTCCCCCGCTAAATTGGCCCTTGACTgcaatatatacactacacaacCCATacctaggcatcagcctatgatatggattcgattgtgagccattaggaggaacagttaagtgacaaggctgtcccttgTACAACGCTGCGCTACCTCGCAGCAATGTACACatatatttttgctttttgtttaTTTCAGCATGCCAGCTCTGATCGCGGCTGGCAAGCTGATTTCCGTGCACCAGAGGTCATGCCACCTGGCATGATCACGGAACAAGAGAGCACCTCTGTGATCGCCATCCTGCATTAGgcggtcacagagtggttaaaccactaaggggtttttccccttatggaccagagtaattcattcaccaataactttatcagtgcttatcaaaacaaaatgatctatatcttgttttttcagccaccaattaggctatctttgggtggtacgttttgctaagaattattttaaatgcattttaatgggaataatataaggaaaaaaaaatcattatttctcagttttttgccattatattttaaaaattaatacatgctactgtaatttaaacccacatattttatttgcccattcatcctggttataacactgttcaaattatgtctctatcacaatgtatggtgacaatattttatttggaaataaaggtgtattttttttcagatttgcggtcgtcactaattacaagtccttatttgcaaaaatagcagtaatataccctcatgacatatatataaaaaaaaagttgagtccctaaggtaactgtgtATTTTCTAAACGtcacttttatttttataaaagtgttttattttggtaactatgagaGTACAGAGTTAATGGCTGTATGTggtggcctggaggagttatagactgcacttggggaatgggggaggaggggggggtgttTGTTAATGGCTGCAAAACTTTAGGCAGGGCAGCCATTAACGCCTCCTGGTCCCCGAGTGCAGCTGATAACTGGATAGACCTGTACCTAAGTTATTGAAAAattacagcttaaagggaacgttaactgggggggggggggggggggggggagagtaatACCCAGGGCTTTTACCGGCCCTCTGCAGATGTCCAATGCCTGCCCCGGGACAAACTGATGTTCTAGTCCCCGGACCGAGCTAGTTTGGATTCAGGCAACTGGCTAGTCAGTGGGCCACTGCGCGGCAGCGCAtgtcctcgttcacgctcctgtCAACCTCCTGCGTACTAGatgtctcatactgtgcatgcacaggttGGCGACAGGAGCGTGAAAGAGGATGCGCGTGGCCAAAGCCACGCAGGTGCAGAGGACCTCCAACTGGTCAGAAAATAAACTAGTTTGCTGTGGTGGATCGGATGTGGTTTGTCCCGGTGagtacaggacatctgcaggggtccggtagaagcctcaggtaagttaaactttccccccacccccctctcagttaaggtcccCTTTAAAAGGGTAAAAATTTTTAGTCGACTTATAGACAAGGTAAACTTGTCtataatacaatacatacatattttCTTTAGTTGTGTTCAACCTGTTACCTTCCTCCGTAGATAGCCAATCATCTCTCACAtccgtctcttcttcctcctctttactttTCCTCCTCacatcaccctcctccatagattgctgatcactcctcacatctgtctcttcttctttaattgtcctcattgtGTCACTCTCCTGCATAGCCTGCTGATCACTCcttacatacatctcttcttctcccTTTTTAAATGTCCccttcatgtcaccctcctccatagtacccagatcactcctcacatccgtctcttcttcttcctctttaattgtcctcattatgtcaccctcctccatagacagtTGATAACCCCTCGAATATGtctctttttcttccttttttataGACTTTATTGATCCACCCTCCACTGCAGAATTCTGCTGAAACTTCACATTAGTCTCTTCTTTCTCTTTAATATCAGTTTTAAGATAAGTAAATTCTACACCCTATTTTCCAAAAAATGAAGACAAAAACATTTTAGAATTGTAAAACCACATAGATGTGAAACCACATAGAATATAAATTCATACAGTTTGGAGTCACTTTTGAGCTTTAAACCTTcagttccacctacctgataatgatgAGGGACGGTGAGAACTTCCTGTGCACAATCCTGGGAGTAAAGAAGACCTGTACATctgtctggtgggtttctgtagtTGGATCCATCTGTATGAAACACAAACACTGACTGCATACTTTGTCTCTCTGGGGGATCTAGGTGAACCCTCCATACTGGCTCTCTTCTCTGTAGAAGATTAAAGCCTCTTCTTACCTGACGTGAGGGGTGGCTGGTTCTCCATTACGATGTTCTTGGAGAGGTCTTTCTCTCCTTCTACATACTGCCACTCCTTTTTAGGGGAGAAGGTTGAGACATCCTGACAACcaataggaacctgacacacacatTGACACAGTCAACATCCAGACATCTCCCTTGCCATTACTGGGCAATGTTCAATAATTCCCAGCTTTGCTCACCTCACCTCCCATCAGCAACTCAGTGATCTGGTTGATGACTTGTAGAATCTTTTTCATGTTTCTCTCGGGTACCAGGAAGTGAGGTGGAGGAACTGTGACTGTCACTTGGTCACCAGACTTTACAGGAGGAAATCTCTGGAGTGAAAAAACACCAGCAATgttatgtgacctcccagaatccccctcacctctctggCCATGTCTATGTTTTATAAGTAgacataagagtgatgtcatgtgaccctcCCACAATATGAACCAGCATGTTGGTGGGCACAGGCCGCGGCAGAAAGGGTTGACTAACCTATGTCGTCACCTAATCACTTAATTGATACACTCCATCTGCCCGACACTTTTGCCTTCACAGCAGAAAGATGGAGAGCAGTGTGCAGAAAATTGGCACGGGGCAGCGAAATTGCTGAGTTAATAATCTGTACCACGTCCTGTGTACACCAACATGTAGGTTCAATTCTTAATTACTCACCAGTCTGGTGAGGTGTATGTTGTATTAATAAGAATGAAGGATGTcaagtgacctcccagaatcctcctcacctctccggtcagcaGGCAGATGATCTCCAGTGTGAAGCTGAgtatcctctcagtcatgtgactccaGTCCTTGTTCATCCTCACTGATATGATCCACACAAGAAGTCCTTATCTGAAAGGGAGATAACAACATAAGAATTATCTAGACTGTAGGAACCTGGGCTGTATCAGGGCAGGGAAGCGTTACTTGTGCCACACACTCTGCATCATGGAGGCTGAGGTAATGACAGGAACATGTGCAGGAGGTGCCTAAACTGATAAAACAATGATTCTCAGTATAAGGTAAGGAGATTGGCCCTACCCTTAAAAATGGGGCTCAGAGGGAGTGGGTAAAAATGTATTAGAATGTATTTAAGTACAAAGACAACACATTTCAATGTGtaagctgcttcctcaggccaaacacGCGCCTCAAAAACAAAGCAGGAGGTGGAGCTCAGAACCAAACATCAGGtaccaaatagtaaaataaatataaaatattataaCAAACAAACTAATAGCACAAAACAATTCACATAAAAACAAATAGGTAACTGGCAGCGAATAAAATACATATTCATGAGGTGTATACTATGTAGACACGTGTACTAGAAAATAATGAGGCAGAAATAAATGTGCACTaggtatatacatgtatacataaatTGCCCGTTGTAACTAGCAGCATGTTCGAGAGGTATATAGTGGTATACACTAATGTGCACTGGGTATATGTATACTGTGACAGGGTGACACAGTGTTTCACAGAGAGGTGGCTGGATGGAATATGTATTGCACCAAGGTTCTGGCACTTTATGGGGTAAAAAGGCTCCAGGAATATTCAGGCTTGCTTCTTCCCTGAAGCTTTTGGTAAAAAGAAAAGCCAGGTTAAGGGTCCTGGAGCCGGTCAGGGAAGAGCAGGGTGGGTTCCCTGACCGCCTGGAGCCAGACCGGGTTTTCTCTCCCTGTGTGCTGAAACACAGGTGAATTAATTAGACTAGCAGGCCTGACACAGCAGCTCTGTGTGTGCAGTCTGTTTCTGAAGGCTGTGAGGAAAAAGCtgggaaaagattcttctcttgtaagTTGCCCTGTTTTCTAATAAGTGACTGTAACTGCCTTATGTTTTGTTAGACAGTTTGCTAAGTGAGGCAGACAGGAGCCAGACGGCTGATGTtcattttatgttttgtttatagTTTTGGGCAAGCTTTCAATTAAATTACAGGCAGCAGCCtggttcaattcaattcaattcactttattgtcattgtgtaacacaacgaaattacttttcatgacaaccccacggtgcatatagggaacctagtggtagtaacaaggaagagaagaaattatacacatatgccaggtattacagatatttaaacaatttgtacacagtgttaattatttcagagaggattcagagttcatcaagtttatggcagatgggaaaaagctgtctttcagtctgtttgtgtgtgtgcggattgatctaaaatgtttacgtgatggaaggagctcaaacaaggcatttccagggtgagtgttgcccttgataatgtttttggcccttctcacgctgtgagtattatacaaaagttccagtg
This window encodes:
- the LOC137535047 gene encoding oocyte zinc finger protein XlCOF22-like isoform X1, with the protein product MNKDWSHMTERILSFTLEIICLLTGERFPPVKSGDQVTVTVPPPHFLVPERNMKKILQVINQITELLMGGEVPIGCQDVSTFSPKKEWQYVEGEKDLSKNIVMENQPPLTSDGSNYRNPPDRCTGLLYSQDCAQEVLTVPHHYQGVEFTYLKTDIKEKEETNVKFQQNSAVEGGSIKSIKKEEKETYSRGYQLSMEEGDIMRTIKEEEEETDVRSDLGTMEEGDMKGTFKKGEEEMYVRSDQQAMQESDTMRTIKEEETDVRSDQQSMEEGDVRRKSKEEEEETDVRDDWLSTEEDGHDIGESSEKHLYPSNTAPMSHHTGLHSFSCSECGKSFTHTGNLRRHQRSHTVIYSLSCSECGKGFNNKRGLLRHLTSHIGQQPFSCLECGKCFSQKRSLVSHQKSHTGDYPFSCSECGKSFNRKRNLLEHQRSHTGIYPLSCSECGKGFNNKRDLLRHQTSHTGERPFSCLECGKCFSQKANLVNHQRFHTGDRPFSCSECEKCFGRKRLLLIHQRSHTGELPFLCSECGKGFVRKGDLLRHHRTHTGERQFSCLECGKGFSSKVNLAAHQKSHTGKEAFTCSECGKHFAQKRSLLIHVRKHTHR
- the LOC137535047 gene encoding zinc finger protein OZF-like isoform X2 encodes the protein MENQPPLTSDGSNYRNPPDRCTGLLYSQDCAQEVLTVPHHYQGVEFTYLKTDIKEKEETNVKFQQNSAVEGGSIKSIKKEEKETYSRGYQLSMEEGDIMRTIKEEEEETDVRSDLGTMEEGDMKGTFKKGEEEMYVRSDQQAMQESDTMRTIKEEETDVRSDQQSMEEGDVRRKSKEEEEETDVRDDWLSTEEDGHDIGESSEKHLYPSNTAPMSHHTGLHSFSCSECGKSFTHTGNLRRHQRSHTVIYSLSCSECGKGFNNKRGLLRHLTSHIGQQPFSCLECGKCFSQKRSLVSHQKSHTGDYPFSCSECGKSFNRKRNLLEHQRSHTGIYPLSCSECGKGFNNKRDLLRHQTSHTGERPFSCLECGKCFSQKANLVNHQRFHTGDRPFSCSECEKCFGRKRLLLIHQRSHTGELPFLCSECGKGFVRKGDLLRHHRTHTGERQFSCLECGKGFSSKVNLAAHQKSHTGKEAFTCSECGKHFAQKRSLLIHVRKHTHR